One stretch of Apis cerana isolate GH-2021 linkage group LG8, AcerK_1.0, whole genome shotgun sequence DNA includes these proteins:
- the LOC108004153 gene encoding metacaspase-2-like isoform X2, which produces MNLHYFISVVIWISTVTATLESDSHENWSNEKNESQQQFSMQVVQPYILPLKIKSMLENTSNESLDNISKLERISQNITNEAVTVQYIPSQEIIVQNLTATKYSLQNIGSNDFRQMNSEENIDDESIKEFGQRVRSLRSKNNENHDRFRLKQFFNTSSPSEDHRKHYRKSSRSYKKLNNSDNNHNAFSKDQHSFTLTKTTKLQRTLKQKETEEDYIDNDSTMIKNTFTTTTAPIVSVSLGKFSGPIVVPDFPQQKKYSYANTDNYTETNEVSKSTITIKPLKSKVSENGYLAASTIILNPLQVGVALMNAGQDLNSVNDQDTLTKLYLQNETNIVKATEIDSESLIQSDVSDFKNSSFQNDQISQQNSEVMVTNSPSQLVEIQKSVEIFHTAPIQEIHYPVEFVPNIQQPLIKQYLQEDYKKPVKNQLKDQKLSQINVYKNDNVYKNDILDENISPNNQERNRYEYTSNENDVIYSANSDQINQTLANTHPVETKSTIGVKEQINTAQYDQIIIKQSRFQEYPETNVKQNNYEIPKKSISIIPQPRGIDNLSSLTNQENLQGIQELSQVLLTKVTSELPTEQKFLMSVPQSYSVEKNIHHPVEIIEKKVPFSMEKVIEKQITIPQPFPIHIPIDRVIEKQIRIPYPVHVEKVVEKKVPIAIQKFVIPLPIHFRVPQPIPISVEKVIEKSIPIPVPEKILSRPYSTEIEKNRPFSLENTKLVKLNSIYNVQGDYQQPLRQNFQLLEPYDNEQDYYNSTMQYYDQEYLSLNRPHTRQPALIHMLPKKFVPHGIQYPSHSVTYSMNNGNLIAYGRISEKDKVKNEYMGPVPRKLQTSLGIQSKSLHSSSDIQTILRRTRQEIMGNSGNFRQSKMEYGFKPPMVPSVQYDEQTATKVE; this is translated from the exons ATGAATCTGCACTATTTC ATTTCCGTGGTTATATGGATATCAACCGTGACAGCGACATTGGAATCTGATTCTCATGAAAATTGGAGCAACGAAAAG aatgaaTCCCAACAGCAATTTTCCATGCAAGTAGTTCAACCATATATTCtgcctttaaaaataaaaagcatgTTAGAAAACACTTCAAATGAATCgttagataatatttcaaaattagaaagaattaGTCAAAATATAACTAACGAAGCAGTCACAGTTCAATATATTCCTTCTCAAGAAATCATTGTACAAAATTTGACAGCCACTAAATATTCTCTTCAGAATATTGGTTCTAATGATTTTCGTCAAATGAATTCCGAAGAAAATATAGATGATGAAAGCATAAAAGAATTTGGACAACGAGTTCGTTCATTGAGAtcaaaaaacaatgaaaatcatGATCGATTTAGATTAAAACAGTTTTTCAATACTTCATCTCCTTCTGAGGATCATAGAAAACATTATAGAAAAAGTTCTCGTTCCTacaaaaaactaaataattcaGACAATAATCACAATGCATTCTCGAAAGATCAACATTCTTTTACTCTGACAAAAACTACAAAACTTCAGAGaactttaaaacaaaaagaaaccgAAGAAGACTATATCGATAATGATTCaactatgattaaaaatacttttacaaCCACAACCGCTCCTATAGTATCGGTTTCTTTGGGAAAATTTTCTGGACCAATAGTAGTTCCTGATTTTCcacaacaaaagaaatattcttatgCAAATACAGATAATTATACCGAAACCAATGAGGTATCGAAATCAACTATAACTATAAAACCTTTAAAATCAAAAGTATCAGAGAACGGTTATCTAGCAGCAtcaactattattttaaatcctcTTCAAGTTGGTGTTGCCTTGATGAATGCAGGACAAGATCTAAATTCAGTCAATGATCAAGATACTTTGACAAAATTGTATCTTCAGAATGAAACTAATATTGTAAAAGCTACTGAAATTGATAGTGAAAGTTTAATTCAAAGTGATGTTTCAGATTTTAAGAATTCCAGCTTCCAGAATGATCAAATATCACAGCAGAATTCTGAAGTAATGGTCACGAACTCGCCATCCCAATTAGTGGAGATTCAAAAATCAgtggaaatatttcatacagCACCTATCCAAGAAATTCATTATCCTGTGGAATTTGTACCTAATATTCAACAGCCTTTGATAAAACAATATCTTcaagaagattataaaaaaccTGTGAAAAATCAGCTCAAAGATCAAAAACTAAGTCagattaatgtatataaaaacgataatgtatataaaaatgatattttggacgaaaatatttctccaaATAATCAAGAACGTAATCGTTATGAATATACCTCAAATGAAAATGATGTTATTTATTCGGCAAATAGTgatcaaattaatcaaacCTTAGCTAATACTCATCCTGTGGAAACTAAATCCACTATTGGAGTTAAGGAACAAATAAATACTGCTCAGtatgatcaaataataattaaacaatctaGATTTCAAGAATATCCTGAGACTaatgttaaacaaaataacTATGAGATACCGAAAAAATCAATCTCCATTATTCCACAGCCAAGaggaatcgataatttatcgagTTTGACTAATCAGGAAAATCTTCAAGGAATTCAAGAATTGTCTCAAGTTCTATTAACGAAGGTTACAAGTGAACTACCAACTgaacaaaagtttttaatgTCAGTACCACAATCATATtctgtagaaaaaaatattcatcatccAGTGGAAATAATAGAGAAGAAGGTACCATTCTCGATGGAAAAAGtaatagaaaaacaaataacaattCCTCAGCCATTTCCCATACATATACCAATAGATAGAGttatagaaaaacaaatacGAATCCCATATCCTGTGCATGTAGAGAAGgtagttgaaaaaaaagtacCAATTGCTATTCAGAAATTTGTTATACCCCTGCCAATTCACTTCAGAGTTCCTCAACCTATTCCAATTTCGGTAGAAAAAGTGATAGAGAAGTCTATCCCGATTCCAGTaccagaaaaaattttatctagacCATATTCTACAGAAATCGAAAAGAATAGACCATTTTCCTTAGAAAATACCAaacttgttaaattaaattcaatttataatgtacAAGGTGATTATCAGCAACCATTAAGACagaatttccaattattagaACCTTATGATAATGAACAGGATTATTACAATTCAACGATGCAGTATTATGATCAAGAATATTTAAGCTTAAATCGTCCTCATACTAGACAACCAGCATTAATACACATGTTACCAAAGAAGTTTGTACCACATGGGATTCAATATCCATCCCATTCAGTAACTTATTCGATGAATAATGGTAATTTAATTGCTTATGGAAGAATTTCAGAGAAAGATAAAGTCAAAAATGAATACATGGGTCCAGTACCAAGAAAATTGCAAACTTCTCTTGGAATACAATCGAAATCTTTACATTCATCATCAGATATACAGACAATTTTAAGAAGAACAAGGCAAGAAATAATGGGGAATAGTGGAAACTTTAGACAATCAAAGATGGAATATGGATTTAAACCACCTATGGTGCCTTCTGTTCAATATGATGAACAAACTGCAACTAAAgtggaataa
- the LOC108004153 gene encoding metacaspase-2-like isoform X1, which produces MNLHYFISVVIWISTVTATLESDSHENWSNEKEFLKYAYEHKPFDIQKKKEIKYLEDQSQNQNERTFDFSQAVNKEETSLVTKFINKNEKNHKMNESQQQFSMQVVQPYILPLKIKSMLENTSNESLDNISKLERISQNITNEAVTVQYIPSQEIIVQNLTATKYSLQNIGSNDFRQMNSEENIDDESIKEFGQRVRSLRSKNNENHDRFRLKQFFNTSSPSEDHRKHYRKSSRSYKKLNNSDNNHNAFSKDQHSFTLTKTTKLQRTLKQKETEEDYIDNDSTMIKNTFTTTTAPIVSVSLGKFSGPIVVPDFPQQKKYSYANTDNYTETNEVSKSTITIKPLKSKVSENGYLAASTIILNPLQVGVALMNAGQDLNSVNDQDTLTKLYLQNETNIVKATEIDSESLIQSDVSDFKNSSFQNDQISQQNSEVMVTNSPSQLVEIQKSVEIFHTAPIQEIHYPVEFVPNIQQPLIKQYLQEDYKKPVKNQLKDQKLSQINVYKNDNVYKNDILDENISPNNQERNRYEYTSNENDVIYSANSDQINQTLANTHPVETKSTIGVKEQINTAQYDQIIIKQSRFQEYPETNVKQNNYEIPKKSISIIPQPRGIDNLSSLTNQENLQGIQELSQVLLTKVTSELPTEQKFLMSVPQSYSVEKNIHHPVEIIEKKVPFSMEKVIEKQITIPQPFPIHIPIDRVIEKQIRIPYPVHVEKVVEKKVPIAIQKFVIPLPIHFRVPQPIPISVEKVIEKSIPIPVPEKILSRPYSTEIEKNRPFSLENTKLVKLNSIYNVQGDYQQPLRQNFQLLEPYDNEQDYYNSTMQYYDQEYLSLNRPHTRQPALIHMLPKKFVPHGIQYPSHSVTYSMNNGNLIAYGRISEKDKVKNEYMGPVPRKLQTSLGIQSKSLHSSSDIQTILRRTRQEIMGNSGNFRQSKMEYGFKPPMVPSVQYDEQTATKVE; this is translated from the exons ATGAATCTGCACTATTTC ATTTCCGTGGTTATATGGATATCAACCGTGACAGCGACATTGGAATCTGATTCTCATGAAAATTGGAGCAACGAAAAG GAGTTTTTAAAATACGCTTATGAACATAAACCAttcgatattcaaaaaaagaaagagatcaaATATCTCGAAGATCaatcacaaaatcaaaatgaaagaaCCTTTGATTTCTCTCAGGCtgttaataaagaagaaacatcGCTAGTTaccaaatttattaacaaaaacgaaaaaaatcataaaatg aatgaaTCCCAACAGCAATTTTCCATGCAAGTAGTTCAACCATATATTCtgcctttaaaaataaaaagcatgTTAGAAAACACTTCAAATGAATCgttagataatatttcaaaattagaaagaattaGTCAAAATATAACTAACGAAGCAGTCACAGTTCAATATATTCCTTCTCAAGAAATCATTGTACAAAATTTGACAGCCACTAAATATTCTCTTCAGAATATTGGTTCTAATGATTTTCGTCAAATGAATTCCGAAGAAAATATAGATGATGAAAGCATAAAAGAATTTGGACAACGAGTTCGTTCATTGAGAtcaaaaaacaatgaaaatcatGATCGATTTAGATTAAAACAGTTTTTCAATACTTCATCTCCTTCTGAGGATCATAGAAAACATTATAGAAAAAGTTCTCGTTCCTacaaaaaactaaataattcaGACAATAATCACAATGCATTCTCGAAAGATCAACATTCTTTTACTCTGACAAAAACTACAAAACTTCAGAGaactttaaaacaaaaagaaaccgAAGAAGACTATATCGATAATGATTCaactatgattaaaaatacttttacaaCCACAACCGCTCCTATAGTATCGGTTTCTTTGGGAAAATTTTCTGGACCAATAGTAGTTCCTGATTTTCcacaacaaaagaaatattcttatgCAAATACAGATAATTATACCGAAACCAATGAGGTATCGAAATCAACTATAACTATAAAACCTTTAAAATCAAAAGTATCAGAGAACGGTTATCTAGCAGCAtcaactattattttaaatcctcTTCAAGTTGGTGTTGCCTTGATGAATGCAGGACAAGATCTAAATTCAGTCAATGATCAAGATACTTTGACAAAATTGTATCTTCAGAATGAAACTAATATTGTAAAAGCTACTGAAATTGATAGTGAAAGTTTAATTCAAAGTGATGTTTCAGATTTTAAGAATTCCAGCTTCCAGAATGATCAAATATCACAGCAGAATTCTGAAGTAATGGTCACGAACTCGCCATCCCAATTAGTGGAGATTCAAAAATCAgtggaaatatttcatacagCACCTATCCAAGAAATTCATTATCCTGTGGAATTTGTACCTAATATTCAACAGCCTTTGATAAAACAATATCTTcaagaagattataaaaaaccTGTGAAAAATCAGCTCAAAGATCAAAAACTAAGTCagattaatgtatataaaaacgataatgtatataaaaatgatattttggacgaaaatatttctccaaATAATCAAGAACGTAATCGTTATGAATATACCTCAAATGAAAATGATGTTATTTATTCGGCAAATAGTgatcaaattaatcaaacCTTAGCTAATACTCATCCTGTGGAAACTAAATCCACTATTGGAGTTAAGGAACAAATAAATACTGCTCAGtatgatcaaataataattaaacaatctaGATTTCAAGAATATCCTGAGACTaatgttaaacaaaataacTATGAGATACCGAAAAAATCAATCTCCATTATTCCACAGCCAAGaggaatcgataatttatcgagTTTGACTAATCAGGAAAATCTTCAAGGAATTCAAGAATTGTCTCAAGTTCTATTAACGAAGGTTACAAGTGAACTACCAACTgaacaaaagtttttaatgTCAGTACCACAATCATATtctgtagaaaaaaatattcatcatccAGTGGAAATAATAGAGAAGAAGGTACCATTCTCGATGGAAAAAGtaatagaaaaacaaataacaattCCTCAGCCATTTCCCATACATATACCAATAGATAGAGttatagaaaaacaaatacGAATCCCATATCCTGTGCATGTAGAGAAGgtagttgaaaaaaaagtacCAATTGCTATTCAGAAATTTGTTATACCCCTGCCAATTCACTTCAGAGTTCCTCAACCTATTCCAATTTCGGTAGAAAAAGTGATAGAGAAGTCTATCCCGATTCCAGTaccagaaaaaattttatctagacCATATTCTACAGAAATCGAAAAGAATAGACCATTTTCCTTAGAAAATACCAaacttgttaaattaaattcaatttataatgtacAAGGTGATTATCAGCAACCATTAAGACagaatttccaattattagaACCTTATGATAATGAACAGGATTATTACAATTCAACGATGCAGTATTATGATCAAGAATATTTAAGCTTAAATCGTCCTCATACTAGACAACCAGCATTAATACACATGTTACCAAAGAAGTTTGTACCACATGGGATTCAATATCCATCCCATTCAGTAACTTATTCGATGAATAATGGTAATTTAATTGCTTATGGAAGAATTTCAGAGAAAGATAAAGTCAAAAATGAATACATGGGTCCAGTACCAAGAAAATTGCAAACTTCTCTTGGAATACAATCGAAATCTTTACATTCATCATCAGATATACAGACAATTTTAAGAAGAACAAGGCAAGAAATAATGGGGAATAGTGGAAACTTTAGACAATCAAAGATGGAATATGGATTTAAACCACCTATGGTGCCTTCTGTTCAATATGATGAACAAACTGCAACTAAAgtggaataa